A single window of Sphaerodactylus townsendi isolate TG3544 linkage group LG03, MPM_Stown_v2.3, whole genome shotgun sequence DNA harbors:
- the LOC125430003 gene encoding uncharacterized protein LOC125430003: protein MAGAKKATGVRGVSWRERETLDLLSFWGEEKVQEALVVSHRNIEVFEMIAQQMMARGHKRSAVECRTKTKALRQEYKRVVAHNSRPGNSPATCPFYNELHHIFRSDVSMRSNHLAGSFHLPEAEEEQRLSESEKPRPDGLEDFFSDNVLAIKHEDVWYSTPEDECNVDETRVTDHMQQGDVAASGDQAALPEGHTVRPSTPVPEVQGEPSDAHPERPAAELSPATLLAGARNRKRRVSLLNDVAQQMLRQCTAEEISTNRRHEEMMVEDRRRHNQMVEEARLDRKAFQDAMQMNVDVIHAAVSALKTIGEAFLAQRQKILAQDRGQSGDPLNSHTSQGTQTAPPDNRTGTQDSVSEAAPNKRACAGLPTDL, encoded by the exons ATGGCTGGAGCAAAAAAAGCCACTGGTGTCCGTGGAGTCTCCTGGCGTGAGAGGGAGACACTGGATCTGCTGTCCTTCTGGGGTGAGGAGAAAGTGCAGGAGGCCTTGGTTGTTTCTCATCGAAACATAGAGGTCTTCGAGATGATCGCGCAGCAGATGATGGCGAGGGGACACAAACGCTCTGCGGTGGAGTGCCGCACTAAAACCAAAGCCCTGCGGCAAGAATACAAGCGAGTTGTGGCACATAATAGCCGGCCCGGAAATTCGCCGGCCACCTGCCCTTTCTACAACGAGCTCCACCACATTTTCAGATCGGACGTCAGCATGAGGTCAAATCACTTGGCTGGAAGCTTTCATTTGCCAGAGGCGGAAGAGGAGCAAAGGCTGAGCGAATCAGAGAAGCCGAGGCCGGATGGATTAGAGGACTTTTTCAGCGACAACGTATTGGCCATCAAACATGAAGATGTTTGGTATTCCACGCCCGAAGATGAAT GCAATGTGGATGAGACCCGGGTCACAGATCACATGCAGCAAG GGGATGTGGCCGCTTCTGGGGATCAGGCTGCTTTGCCTGAAGGACACACCGTGCGACCCTCCACTCCTGTTCCTGAAGTGCAAG GTGAACCCTCAGATGCGCACCCGGAAAGGCCTGCGGCAGAGTTGTCGCCTGCGACGTTGTTGGCCGGCGCCAGAAACCGTAAGCGGCGCGTCTCCTTGCTGAACGATGTCGCTCAGCAGATGCTGCGCCAGTGCACAGCGGAAGAAATCAGCACAAACCGGCGCCACGAGGAGATGATGGTGGAAGACAGACGCCGCCACAACCAGATGGTGGAGGAAGCGAGGCTAGACCGCAAGGCCTTCCAGGACGCCATGCAGATGAACGTGGATGTCATCCATGCCGCCGTTAGTGCCCTCAAAACGATCGGCGAAGCGTTCCTGGCACAGCGGCAAAAAATTCTAGCACAAGACAGAGGCCAAAGCGGTGATCCGCTGAACTCACACACCAGTCAAGGAACACAGACCGCCCCCCCTGACAACAGAACTGGAACACAGGACAGCGTGTCCGAGGCTGCTCCCAATAAGCGTGCGTGTGCTGGCCTCCCCACGGACCTATAG